Proteins co-encoded in one Natrarchaeobius halalkaliphilus genomic window:
- a CDS encoding HAD family hydrolase → MVSEYDFWLLDLDGTLVDVEWSYTRDVFDRVGSRLGREFTDQEADILWNGLTGSRDRQLEEWEIDPATFWAAFHDEEEPLVRAERTYLHDDAAFVADLEVPVGLVTHCQEFLCEPVLDHLDIRDWFDVRLCCTEETGWKPDPGPVERVMNDLEVAGNGHRGVLAGDGANDVGAAWNAGLDAIHVERVGHERRGQCVLGDYRVRSFDDLSLPTPPTAAQSDR, encoded by the coding sequence ATGGTCTCCGAGTACGACTTCTGGCTGCTTGACCTCGACGGAACGCTCGTCGACGTCGAGTGGTCGTACACCAGGGACGTGTTCGACCGCGTCGGTTCCCGGCTGGGTCGGGAGTTCACGGATCAGGAGGCCGACATCCTCTGGAACGGCCTGACCGGCTCTCGCGACCGCCAACTCGAGGAGTGGGAGATCGACCCGGCCACGTTCTGGGCCGCGTTTCACGACGAAGAAGAGCCGCTCGTGCGGGCCGAACGGACCTACCTCCACGACGACGCCGCGTTCGTCGCCGACCTGGAGGTGCCGGTCGGTCTGGTGACACACTGCCAGGAGTTCCTCTGTGAGCCCGTTCTGGACCACCTCGATATTCGCGACTGGTTCGACGTTCGCCTCTGTTGTACCGAGGAGACGGGTTGGAAGCCCGATCCCGGTCCGGTCGAACGCGTCATGAACGACCTCGAGGTCGCGGGCAACGGCCACCGCGGCGTGCTGGCGGGCGACGGCGCGAACGACGTCGGTGCCGCCTGGAACGCGGGTCTCGATGCGATTCACGTCGAGCGCGTCGGACACGAGCGTCGCGGCCAGTGCGTTCTGGGGGATTACCGCGTTCGCTCGTTCGACGACCTTTCGCTTCCCACTCCGCCGACCGCGGCTCAGTCTGACCGGTAG
- the lwrS gene encoding LWR-salt protein: MEGQYVFRVKVRLEPADESVSLEPSSAESTVVLFRRAPEPGTDGWRFFRDSLWRGEVNDQPYARRLAGEWLEAPVVSVSFRELRADEAYVDALEAAIADDLEAFNAENVPEVLSKYFGSSIRILDDD, from the coding sequence ATGGAGGGCCAGTACGTCTTTCGGGTAAAGGTCCGACTCGAGCCCGCCGACGAGTCGGTTTCGCTCGAGCCCAGTAGCGCGGAGTCCACGGTCGTCCTCTTTCGACGCGCCCCCGAACCGGGCACCGACGGCTGGCGGTTCTTCCGCGACTCGCTCTGGCGCGGCGAGGTGAACGATCAGCCCTACGCCCGCCGACTCGCCGGCGAGTGGCTCGAGGCCCCCGTCGTCTCCGTCTCGTTTCGCGAACTCCGGGCCGACGAGGCGTACGTCGACGCCCTCGAAGCGGCGATCGCTGACGATCTCGAGGCGTTCAACGCCGAGAACGTCCCCGAAGTGCTCTCGAAGTATTTCGGCTCCAGCATCAGGATACTCGACGATGACTGA
- a CDS encoding 4a-hydroxytetrahydrobiopterin dehydratase has translation MGSLLSEDEIDEQLPDDWDRDGDEIVRTYEFDDYLRGVNFAQMVGEIAESQFHHPEIVIGYKEVEIRLTSHEEGGITDDDTEMASLIESERSA, from the coding sequence AATCGACGAACAGCTTCCGGACGACTGGGACCGCGACGGCGACGAAATCGTTCGAACGTACGAATTTGACGACTACCTTCGCGGCGTCAACTTCGCACAGATGGTCGGAGAGATCGCGGAGTCGCAGTTTCACCATCCCGAGATCGTTATCGGCTACAAGGAAGTCGAGATCCGACTCACCTCCCACGAAGAAGGCGGAATCACCGACGACGACACCGAGATGGCCTCGCTGATCGAATCCGAACGAAGCGCGTAG